In one Moritella sp. 5 genomic region, the following are encoded:
- the argB gene encoding acetylglutamate kinase: MTTPLVLKLGGALLENETALEQLFTALSEYKSTSSRPLILVHGGGCFVDELLAKMNIVSEKKNGLRVTPFTDIGYITGALAGTANKVLMAQGLKSGAKVVGLSLADGGISTVTQSNAGLGAVGECDAGDPTLLTALLSGGFLPIISSIGIDAQGQLLNVNADQAATAICETLDADLVMLSDVAGILDADMQLITEISSSYADELITAGVIHGGMEVKVKAALKAAASLNRDIKLASWKVPERLVALLNGEAEGTKVSS; this comes from the coding sequence GTGACAACTCCATTAGTATTAAAACTTGGCGGTGCATTACTTGAAAACGAAACGGCGCTTGAACAGCTGTTCACAGCATTAAGTGAATATAAGTCAACATCGTCACGTCCCCTTATTTTGGTGCATGGTGGTGGCTGCTTTGTTGATGAACTATTAGCAAAGATGAATATTGTTAGCGAGAAAAAGAACGGTTTACGTGTTACCCCATTTACAGATATTGGTTATATCACCGGCGCGTTAGCGGGTACGGCAAATAAAGTATTAATGGCACAGGGTTTGAAGTCGGGTGCGAAAGTCGTTGGTTTAAGTCTTGCTGATGGCGGTATCTCAACAGTAACACAATCAAACGCAGGACTTGGTGCTGTCGGAGAATGTGACGCGGGTGACCCAACATTATTAACGGCGTTACTCAGTGGTGGTTTTTTACCGATTATTAGCTCTATTGGTATCGATGCTCAGGGACAGTTATTAAATGTGAATGCAGACCAAGCGGCAACGGCTATTTGCGAAACACTTGATGCTGATTTAGTTATGTTATCTGATGTGGCCGGTATTTTAGACGCGGATATGCAGTTAATTACTGAGATTAGCAGCAGCTATGCAGATGAACTTATTACTGCTGGTGTGATTCATGGCGGTATGGAAGTAAAAGTGAAAGCGGCATTAAAGGCGGCAGCATCTTTAAATCGCGATATTAAATTAGCGAGTTGGAAAGTGCCTGAGCGGTTAGTGGCGTTATTAAATGGTGAAGCAGAGGGAACGAAAGTTTCTAGCTAA
- the argE gene encoding acetylornithine deacetylase: protein MQLPKFTELYKSLILTPSISSLEKELDFSNKPVIDLLAGWFTELGFSINITSVPDTNGKFNLVATYGQGDGGLLLAGHTDTVPFDDGLWTKDPFQLTEKNDKWYGLGTIDMKGFFAFVLEACKNIDLTKLDKPLRILATADEETTMAGARAIAAAQSFRPDYAVIGEPTGMVPVFMHKGHMSEAIRITGRSGHSSDPANGINAIEIMHQVTGQLLQLQRKLKEQYACDHFVIPQPTLNFGHVHGGDSPNRICGSCELHIDMRPIPDVSPDELFMLLNQALLPIQKQWPGAVDVYHLHEPIPAYACDADSTLIKLAEKLTGEAVIPVNYCTEAPFIQQLGCDTIVMGPGSINQAHQPDEYLDLSAIKPTQAIIQKLIEETCKN from the coding sequence ATGCAACTGCCTAAATTTACCGAACTTTATAAATCACTGATCCTAACACCGTCGATCAGTTCATTAGAAAAAGAGTTAGATTTCAGTAATAAACCTGTTATTGATTTACTCGCAGGTTGGTTCACTGAACTTGGTTTTAGCATCAATATCACCAGCGTACCTGATACGAATGGTAAATTTAATCTAGTCGCGACTTATGGCCAAGGTGATGGCGGATTATTATTGGCAGGGCACACAGATACCGTGCCGTTTGATGACGGTTTATGGACCAAAGATCCATTTCAGTTAACTGAAAAAAATGATAAATGGTATGGCTTGGGTACGATTGATATGAAAGGCTTTTTCGCCTTTGTATTAGAAGCATGTAAAAACATTGATTTAACTAAATTAGATAAACCATTACGCATTCTTGCCACTGCCGATGAAGAGACCACCATGGCAGGAGCAAGAGCGATTGCGGCCGCACAAAGTTTCCGACCTGATTATGCCGTCATTGGTGAGCCAACTGGTATGGTGCCGGTATTTATGCACAAAGGTCATATGTCAGAAGCAATACGTATTACTGGACGCAGCGGTCACTCTTCAGATCCCGCTAATGGAATCAATGCCATTGAGATCATGCATCAAGTAACAGGACAGTTATTGCAGCTGCAACGTAAATTAAAAGAACAATACGCCTGCGATCATTTTGTTATTCCACAACCCACGCTTAATTTTGGTCATGTGCACGGTGGTGACAGCCCGAACCGCATCTGTGGCAGTTGTGAATTACACATCGACATGCGCCCTATTCCAGACGTAAGTCCCGATGAACTGTTTATGCTACTTAACCAAGCATTACTACCAATCCAAAAGCAATGGCCTGGCGCTGTTGATGTTTACCATCTACACGAACCGATCCCAGCTTATGCATGCGATGCTGATTCAACGTTGATTAAATTAGCTGAAAAACTCACAGGTGAAGCCGTTATACCTGTGAATTATTGCACCGAAGCACCGTTTATTCAACAACTTGGATGTGACACTATCGTCATGGGTCCAGGGAGTATTAATCAAGCCCATCAACCTGATGAATATTTAGATTTATCCGCAATTAAACCAACACAGGCGATTATCCAAAAACTGATTGAAGAAACATGTAAAAATTAA
- the argC gene encoding N-acetyl-gamma-glutamyl-phosphate reductase, whose translation MLKTILVGATGYTGAELAHYITKHPELELAGLYVSEHSLDAGKSFSSLYGHLLGVVDQTIEPLAVSNIKNICDDVDIVVLATAHEVSHDIAAEFLALDAVVFDLSGAFRVNDPAFYENHYGFKHNFDKELKSAVYGLAEWASADIAEANLIAVPGCYPTASLSALKPLAKHGLIAADQKPIINAVSGVSGAGRKAALGSAFCEVSHVPYGVFNHRHQPEISTHLGHDVIFTPHLGCFKRGILATINVKLAVGVTPEQVTEAYQEAYQDQPMVRLLPSGWPSIKAVENTAYCDLAWQQQGQDLIVVSAIDNLLKGAAAQAIQCINIRFGFAMTTSLV comes from the coding sequence ATGTTAAAAACCATTTTAGTCGGTGCAACCGGGTATACCGGTGCTGAGCTAGCCCATTACATTACTAAACATCCAGAACTCGAATTAGCAGGGTTGTATGTTTCAGAACACAGTTTGGATGCAGGAAAATCATTTTCTTCATTATATGGTCATTTATTAGGTGTTGTTGACCAAACTATTGAACCATTAGCCGTTAGCAATATAAAAAATATTTGCGATGATGTTGATATTGTTGTGTTAGCAACTGCACACGAAGTTAGCCATGATATAGCAGCTGAATTTTTAGCGCTGGATGCGGTGGTATTTGATTTATCCGGTGCATTTAGAGTGAACGACCCTGCTTTTTATGAAAATCATTACGGTTTTAAACATAACTTTGATAAAGAATTAAAGAGTGCTGTTTATGGTTTAGCTGAATGGGCGAGTGCTGATATTGCAGAAGCAAACTTAATTGCGGTGCCGGGATGTTATCCAACCGCATCGTTATCAGCATTAAAGCCGCTAGCTAAACATGGCCTGATTGCTGCGGATCAAAAACCAATTATTAATGCTGTTAGTGGTGTGAGTGGCGCAGGTCGGAAAGCGGCATTGGGTTCAGCATTTTGCGAAGTTAGCCATGTACCTTACGGTGTATTCAATCACCGTCATCAACCTGAAATCAGTACTCATTTAGGACATGACGTTATTTTCACTCCCCACTTAGGCTGTTTTAAGCGTGGCATCTTAGCAACGATTAACGTCAAACTTGCAGTCGGTGTGACACCAGAACAAGTCACCGAAGCTTACCAAGAAGCATATCAAGATCAACCTATGGTGCGATTATTACCAAGTGGCTGGCCAAGTATTAAAGCCGTAGAGAACACCGCTTACTGTGATTTAGCGTGGCAGCAACAGGGACAAGACCTTATTGTGGTTTCTGCGATTGATAACTTATTAAAAGGTGCCGCGGCACAAGCAATACAGTGTATCAATATCCGTTTTGGTTTCGCGATGACGACGTCATTAGTATAA